One window of Stigmatopora nigra isolate UIUO_SnigA chromosome 14, RoL_Snig_1.1, whole genome shotgun sequence genomic DNA carries:
- the ap1ar gene encoding AP-1 complex-associated regulatory protein, which yields MGNCWAFCVGLFRKEVNRIQRGGGSKYFRSTTAGEHYTIEFENLVESDEEQSPQPCPRPISEDELKNLREHRYADISNQQVLIDQKLQKELEAQEERLRLEEEAKNAAQREAARLARERKVKEHLVQRTRGKADGCGSESQLRKQPGDGFDSSHQILKGQSEAFRSNRLPSETNAVTPNTEYSWDFTTKTRSTNDDATSLDLEWEDEEGMNRALPTWERSRTEEDILRAALRPGGRQAPSGPTSTSEDSNALEWENDFMSSHPEDGADPEFEGFVNPVLDTPSEDLSDHGQDR from the exons ATGGGTAACTGCTGGGCCTTCTGTGTAGGGCTTTTTAGAAAAGAGGTGAACAGGATCCAAAGAGGAGGCGG GTCCAAATACTTTCGCAGCACCACCGCTGGGGAACATTATACAATAGAG TTTGAAAATCTCGTGGAAAGTGATGAG GAGCAAAGTCCGCAACCTTGCCCAAG GCCCATCAGTGAAGATGAGCTGAAGAACCTTCGGGAACATCGATATGCTGACATCTCCAACCAGCAGGTTTTGATCGACCAAAAACTTCAAAAGGAG TTAGAGGCACAAGAGGAGAGGTTGAGGCTAGAAGAGGAGGCTAAAAATGCTGCCCAACGGGAGGCCGCCAGGTTGGCACGTGAACGAAAAGTCAAGGAG CATTTGGTCCAgagaaccagggggaaagcagaTGGGTGCGGCAGTGAATCTCAACTGAGAAA GCAACCCGGGGATGGTTTCGACTCCTCCCACCAGATTCTCAAAGGCCAGTCGGAGGCTTTCAGAAGCAATA GACTTCCCTCAGAAACAAATGCGGTGACGCCTAACACCGAGTACAGCTGGGACTTCACCACCAAGACGCGCTCCACCAATGATGACGCCACTTCACTGGATCTCGAGTGGGAGGATGAGGAGG ggatgaACCGAGCACTTCCAACTTGGGAGAGGTCTCGAACAGAAGAGGACATTTTGCGTGCCGCCTTAAGGCCCGGCGGCAGGCAAGCTCCTAGTGGCCCCACTTCGACTTCTGAGGACTCAAACGCACTAGAGTGGGAGAATGATTTTATGAGTAGCCACCCGGAGGACGGTGCCGACCCGGAATTTGAGGGTTTTGTAAATCCAGTGCTAGATACGCCCTCGGAAGACTTATCGGACCACGGCCAGGACAGATAG